One stretch of bacterium DNA includes these proteins:
- the speB gene encoding agmatinase, with protein MEKVPNNFLGIEKKYCDYATSNFAVLPVPYEATTSYGKGTRKGPSAIIAASQLVEFYDEELDQDSIYNFGVATLKPISFKSLKGSKALHLIEKSVGKILDDKKIPVCFGGEHTVTGPITRAFHARLGDGFSVLQLDAHSDLRETYSGTPFSHACVMKRIWDFNRNIVQIGIRAQCMEERQLILKHNIDTFYAKDIYNQTHWMEKAIGKLKDKVYITIDCDGFDPSIIPATGTPEPGGLGWFDTLEFLRKVSEQKTVIGFDIVELAPTKTSPISDYNMAKLAYRLMGYIIKKKQSE; from the coding sequence GTGGAGAAAGTTCCGAACAATTTTTTGGGTATCGAAAAAAAATATTGCGATTATGCAACCTCTAATTTTGCGGTGCTTCCCGTGCCGTACGAGGCTACGACCAGCTACGGCAAAGGTACGCGTAAGGGGCCTTCCGCGATCATTGCGGCATCACAACTGGTGGAGTTTTATGACGAGGAATTGGATCAGGATTCGATTTATAATTTTGGTGTGGCTACATTGAAACCGATTTCGTTTAAATCTCTCAAGGGGTCCAAAGCGTTGCATTTGATCGAAAAATCGGTCGGCAAAATTCTCGATGATAAAAAGATTCCGGTTTGTTTTGGCGGCGAGCATACCGTGACCGGGCCGATAACGAGGGCGTTTCATGCTCGGTTGGGGGACGGCTTTTCAGTGCTGCAACTGGATGCCCATTCGGATCTGCGGGAAACCTATAGCGGAACGCCGTTCAGCCACGCTTGCGTTATGAAACGCATCTGGGATTTTAATAGAAACATCGTGCAAATTGGCATTCGTGCGCAGTGCATGGAAGAGCGGCAACTGATCTTGAAACATAATATTGATACGTTTTATGCAAAAGATATTTATAATCAAACCCATTGGATGGAAAAAGCAATCGGCAAACTGAAAGACAAAGTATATATCACGATCGACTGCGACGGATTTGATCCGAGCATAATCCCGGCGACGGGAACCCCTGAGCCGGGCGGTTTGGGATGGTTTGATACGCTGGAATTTCTTCGAAAGGTCAGCGAACAAAAAACGGTGATCGGTTTTGACATAGTTGAACTTGCTCCTACGAAAACGTCCCCGATATCCGATTACAATATGGCAAAGTTGGCTTACCGCCTTATGGGTTATATAATTAAGAAAAAACAAAGTGAATAA
- a CDS encoding tetratricopeptide repeat protein, whose protein sequence is MQKTKNPVHWIFAMSMLIGLGHIFTANTFAQKSDKEIRKEYRTSVSQYIQSLDESFAYRYLDNEVILLDLISSIRGEFKFRKDKKALRASSESKIILPMSKDSIRVRLKTIRDNLDLMKKKNYLMPGYTNQSGLNELHMEYQRLYGMDYELTRAEALGVRNHLLKSGENDQVRTLFERQLQQAFKRFKEASYTVAAIEFQDILTTYKTYFTELDDITFYLAESYFRMKDFGNAEENYYKVVTDYPSSPFVERCLFNLVVMNYIQTDRNRMQKYFAEFESKVTPNNKNDLRYNQPFYLAGLTLFKTSDYSASIAILKKIPNTSRYYYPAKYVMGHAYANLETYPEALEQFEAVVKLEANNRGFSVELQKQLKDIAKLKIAFIKFELTTNGQKLKAVYPYVKNIPAASNVHDAALLVLSWSALKDNDIDTARVFVDSLLRTYPASDYYYEAKTLLGNIQVLDPTLSDKDRELLAVDAFNYVAGATEAKYLADQFVSERDSSFKVLGQLGEARTIARLRNDSLAFVNYDRLYDKLAKATTNNGFMKAITTDTRSAGYYQTMSNLISKIRVAEGQLKNAEETKDQKEINKLNKELSGYLNEFQAIGGEKFLDQVYVSSKDSVSGATTDTYADVETQSYFSLHKVPRSLSEIDARNKSLNALKDKISREKELIQNQLITVDNMMVTAKEKNKESSLIKLQYERKKLADLYYRLSDYEVLLYTEDPIENYVDLDVWGDFASYGRNNITYVINTTKNETIKDLARAASQIDKILLTRKKNYESRIAAIEEEIKLKEQEIRDKEMQEMRVSQKQFFEKEYFQAKASEKPEIDPFDYNDLVPEVVVIPQDTLPAEPVNIPQEEEESTEEPAAIDTAVKSGTDEMNNEMPSEKIEADSTSNNGGGGQNDEGEFSQFRVQSTFENLYAVVYWINGMTDFNSSYLTRNQSSLIES, encoded by the coding sequence ATGCAAAAAACGAAAAACCCCGTCCATTGGATCTTCGCAATGTCGATGTTGATCGGGTTGGGACATATTTTCACAGCTAATACGTTCGCGCAGAAATCGGATAAAGAAATTCGCAAAGAATACCGTACAAGCGTCAGTCAGTACATTCAAAGTCTTGATGAGAGTTTTGCATACCGTTATCTCGATAATGAAGTTATTTTGCTCGACCTGATATCAAGTATTCGCGGTGAATTCAAATTCCGTAAAGATAAAAAAGCACTGAGGGCTTCATCCGAGTCCAAAATTATACTCCCCATGTCGAAGGATTCCATACGTGTGAGATTGAAAACGATACGGGATAATTTAGATCTGATGAAGAAAAAGAACTATCTCATGCCGGGTTATACCAATCAGTCGGGGCTTAACGAACTCCATATGGAGTACCAAAGATTGTACGGAATGGACTATGAACTTACCCGTGCCGAAGCTTTGGGGGTTCGTAACCATCTTCTAAAATCCGGCGAAAACGACCAGGTCAGAACATTGTTTGAGAGGCAATTACAACAAGCGTTTAAACGATTTAAAGAAGCCAGTTATACGGTTGCCGCTATAGAATTTCAGGACATCCTCACTACCTATAAGACTTATTTTACGGAACTGGATGATATTACATTTTATCTGGCCGAGAGTTATTTCCGCATGAAAGATTTCGGCAATGCGGAGGAAAATTATTATAAAGTCGTGACTGATTATCCGTCTTCACCGTTTGTCGAAAGATGCCTTTTTAATCTTGTTGTGATGAATTATATCCAGACAGACCGGAACCGGATGCAAAAATATTTTGCAGAATTTGAGTCAAAAGTTACGCCCAACAATAAGAATGATCTGCGTTATAATCAGCCCTTTTATCTGGCCGGTCTCACGCTCTTCAAAACATCCGATTATTCGGCGTCTATTGCCATTCTGAAAAAAATCCCGAATACGTCCCGGTATTATTATCCGGCTAAGTATGTTATGGGTCATGCCTATGCCAATTTGGAAACGTATCCTGAGGCGCTGGAACAATTTGAAGCGGTCGTCAAGCTGGAGGCGAATAACCGGGGTTTCAGTGTTGAACTGCAGAAACAACTGAAGGACATTGCGAAGCTGAAAATTGCATTTATCAAATTTGAATTAACTACGAACGGACAAAAACTCAAGGCAGTCTATCCGTATGTGAAAAATATTCCTGCTGCGTCGAATGTCCACGATGCCGCTTTGCTTGTTTTATCCTGGTCAGCCTTAAAAGATAACGATATCGATACCGCGCGTGTTTTTGTGGACTCATTATTACGCACCTATCCGGCATCGGATTATTATTACGAAGCAAAAACATTGCTTGGCAATATTCAGGTTTTGGACCCCACCTTGTCGGATAAAGATCGCGAGTTATTGGCCGTGGACGCTTTTAATTATGTTGCCGGAGCAACGGAAGCTAAATATCTAGCGGATCAGTTTGTTTCGGAACGTGATTCGTCGTTTAAAGTTCTGGGCCAGTTGGGCGAAGCGCGAACGATTGCCCGTCTTCGAAATGACAGTCTGGCTTTTGTGAATTACGACCGCCTATATGATAAACTGGCGAAGGCGACAACGAATAACGGCTTTATGAAAGCCATTACCACTGATACGCGTTCCGCGGGCTATTATCAAACCATGTCAAATCTAATCAGTAAGATCAGAGTTGCCGAAGGGCAACTGAAGAACGCCGAAGAAACAAAAGACCAAAAAGAAATTAATAAACTGAACAAAGAATTATCAGGCTATTTGAATGAATTCCAAGCGATCGGCGGCGAAAAGTTTTTGGATCAGGTGTACGTATCAAGCAAGGACTCCGTTAGCGGCGCTACTACCGACACGTATGCCGATGTGGAAACGCAAAGTTATTTCTCATTACACAAAGTCCCGCGCTCCCTCAGTGAGATTGACGCAAGAAACAAGTCGCTGAACGCGCTGAAAGATAAAATTTCCCGTGAAAAAGAACTCATTCAAAATCAATTGATCACGGTAGATAATATGATGGTGACCGCCAAAGAAAAGAATAAAGAATCTTCGCTGATCAAGCTGCAATATGAAAGAAAAAAATTAGCCGATCTCTATTACCGGTTAAGTGATTATGAAGTGTTGCTCTATACGGAAGATCCGATTGAAAATTACGTCGATCTGGACGTATGGGGTGATTTTGCCAGTTACGGGCGTAACAACATAACATACGTAATCAATACAACTAAGAATGAAACGATTAAAGATCTGGCCCGCGCCGCGTCTCAGATCGACAAGATTCTGTTAACACGAAAAAAGAATTACGAGAGCCGTATTGCGGCAATCGAAGAAGAAATTAAGCTGAAGGAACAGGAAATCAGGGATAAAGAAATGCAGGAAATGCGGGTTTCTCAAAAACAATTCTTTGAGAAAGAATATTTCCAGGCTAAAGCTTCAGAAAAACCGGAAATTGATCCGTTTGATTATAATGACCTTGTTCCTGAAGTGGTCGTAATTCCTCAGGACACTTTACCTGCGGAGCCGGTCAATATTCCTCAAGAGGAGGAAGAATCGACGGAAGAGCCGGCAGCAATCGACACGGCCGTTAAGAGCGGTACAGATGAAATGAATAATGAAATGCCGAGTGAAAAAATAGAGGCGGACAGCACGTCAAATAACGGCGGGGGTGGACAGAACGACGAAGGAGAATTTTCGCAATTCCGGGTTCAGTCCACGTTTGAAAATTTGTATGCCGTAGTATATTGGATAAACGGTATGACAGACTTTAACTCTTCTTATCTAACACGCAATCAGAGCAGCTTAATAGAATCATAA
- a CDS encoding TIGR00730 family Rossman fold protein, producing the protein MNKKITVYCSSSDALEDSYYKAAHDMGALMVKNGYDLVFGGSNVGMMGAIARAVHSHGGKVTGVIPEFMHNRGIAYEASNELIVTTDLRERKKIMENRADAFIAMPGGFGTLEEILEVLTLKQLRSHTKPVILLNINGFFDPLAAFFELLYDGRFAKEDHRNMYFVAESCESVFEFLGSYTPALATSKWTEIN; encoded by the coding sequence GTGAATAAAAAGATAACGGTGTATTGTTCGTCCAGCGATGCGCTTGAAGACTCTTACTACAAGGCCGCCCATGACATGGGGGCGTTGATGGTAAAGAACGGTTACGATCTTGTATTCGGCGGAAGTAATGTCGGTATGATGGGAGCCATCGCGCGCGCCGTTCATTCCCATGGAGGTAAAGTCACAGGGGTCATACCGGAATTCATGCACAATAGAGGCATTGCCTATGAGGCGTCGAATGAACTGATCGTGACCACGGACCTGCGGGAGCGCAAGAAGATCATGGAAAATCGCGCGGATGCCTTTATTGCAATGCCGGGCGGGTTTGGAACTTTAGAAGAAATATTGGAAGTGCTAACCCTGAAGCAACTGCGGTCGCATACCAAACCGGTCATTTTGCTGAATATAAACGGCTTTTTTGATCCGCTCGCCGCTTTTTTTGAATTACTGTATGACGGGCGCTTTGCAAAGGAAGACCACCGCAATATGTATTTTGTTGCGGAATCATGTGAATCGGTATTTGAATTTCTGGGTTCTTACACCCCTGCTTTGGCAACGAGCAAATGGACAGAGATAAATTAA
- a CDS encoding tetratricopeptide repeat protein: MGYFMKKVLHTTVLFLSVFTMGVVSGGFLLAQDHVTKHYDSLALENVSSEDLLKLKEDIEGQKSKLETERLQLLDKGLKQSKEYLEKVSVSSTSTALVLLQRAEYLLYSLNDNFQTIVDSISTENAKRLGEWDRMREEKRQQWIAQGKKDKELEELLDGIEPPNQFPEPEMDYSDVSKTYQKLIESYPESQYVVDAMYNIAYIREQEGNQLRSRALTFPEQETRWKQESEKKLREALKIYQDLAIRFPDSKYAPEAYNRIAEFYFLRGGDADLERAIKNYSKVMDYPTAERFPEAVYKLAWTHYRLGNYPQAISYFTYLIDDVDSAKYYNNETQELDVEALVYIGISFNRWAEQIDLAQGTNEGGYRLIKSYIDEAKLNEKRYAPEIMWQLGESYNLEQKDTLALYAYKSLVQNYPQFWRAPDAQYKIVSTYDRLSRAVTDKAIAKTLLDSVLENRYKLYNAYKPNSDWSKAQEDKEIVAKGNRMARDVLVENIYYFYGEAQASNDLGDWKIAMDFSREFIKYFPVDTNAYFFHYNLAFIQYRFFGLLDSAYEDYVKVATLYPQDLYRYNAAMTAYTIADSLYRKAPYKKPVNAPADSIIPLSSGEENLIDAINSYARIFSDTVTQYPVDSLQNLKPVMGVPGKKTPDFLAYAGQIYYNHNNFGRSGQYFNTIVTRYPNSDKAQISQQYLMQTYYDRKDYRSSEIVAKRLLESTVSSKEQKEQATNVIFYSIYKRGEDFQTNKEPAKAAREFQRAYEEGTRIGYSKRDDRALSLFKSGIEYNNSKELKRSISAYEMYADSFPDLKDAPNALWNVQATYADLKEMKSAAKTAERLADTYPNYSVNKGAVTAEIALYNAEYYVEQAAKRANAQGDSTEGKAMNTEAIRISEKFVKRYPKSEYASTMDFGVANLYFLIGDEERAYQKYRQFAATFPNDKRNVQSLYDVGMNHLRKNRRTEATSAFRDALKKSDDLKKINLDFNKYFSSEAAYELARMRYEDFAKIHLKEPGVEHKEEMKISIVKELMTLYEAVTSYAQIRTYEATYYRGLVREEVGDALATKQFQQEKDLVKYIQAQKDAYSVASGAYRGAVEEYKNAYAFLDKAYEKFAADEKELRDSINALYPNSADSAQMVFKWTWEGKTAKEKEFSLYRQQQLAVQYRDLARSKISRILYAVANSKKLILDTYLSAPLPKEILPGTLDYISYQQQILVKAVFPAVNDAILAFETAVREMDSLGISDKYTSECRRNIVRFTGIVPGELAKLSFITMQLYTQNSDHYREVVAGGENYIDKKTGKDFYTIFYEIPLDMNTFISQFAKPIAEQAIKTYASAVKQAKEKNLFDEDARQIQREMFEFAYQFARLNYQEADTADKYYKGYEAEYFKNQSDEAFLYYSEASATYSQVLSFARENARSLLEEAFNSATTLELVKLKQDPNGLEGDNIAVTNDQGTKRILSLLGKYDQYYAKLLQLKSLTRTYASNYDDWLSNNKFFESWQTPAYSDLGWYNAAPPPNTEIAAHAILDTNFAYPLWIGLGQSVVKPPLPKYVPPSIIVPEDTMITETLADSAGIAPVTTDTAAAVDSNETQSYIRGTRLIVDTWVLQDTSVKPVYTQDMIKRQLDTAKIVYFRKSFNIAGNPQEGKMYIAADGEYDFYLNGVLIGSQQQENPDVKGDSLDLHYLLQENFVQGTNILAIVSKDLETPKEHYGIRLFLEVNEVEDITAQFADPPLPPNDQLRELLIRRSRVVRSR, translated from the coding sequence ATGGGATATTTTATGAAAAAAGTGTTACATACTACCGTTCTTTTTCTGAGCGTATTCACGATGGGCGTTGTGTCCGGAGGTTTTCTCTTGGCTCAGGACCATGTGACAAAGCATTATGATTCTTTAGCCCTGGAAAATGTTTCCAGTGAAGATTTATTGAAACTGAAGGAAGATATCGAAGGACAAAAATCAAAACTGGAAACGGAGAGACTGCAGTTATTGGATAAAGGCCTCAAACAAAGTAAAGAATATCTTGAAAAAGTTAGTGTAAGTTCTACGTCAACCGCATTGGTTCTTTTACAGCGCGCCGAGTATTTATTATATTCATTGAACGACAATTTCCAAACCATAGTCGATTCTATTTCCACTGAGAATGCCAAGCGGCTTGGTGAATGGGATCGCATGAGGGAAGAAAAACGTCAGCAATGGATTGCGCAAGGCAAGAAAGATAAGGAACTTGAAGAGTTGCTTGACGGTATTGAACCGCCCAACCAGTTTCCTGAACCGGAAATGGATTACTCCGACGTTTCAAAAACGTATCAGAAGCTGATAGAAAGTTATCCCGAGAGCCAGTATGTTGTCGATGCCATGTATAATATAGCGTATATTCGCGAACAGGAAGGCAATCAGTTACGAAGCCGCGCTTTGACATTTCCTGAACAGGAAACACGGTGGAAACAAGAGTCAGAGAAGAAACTGCGAGAAGCTTTAAAAATTTATCAGGATTTAGCCATTCGTTTTCCGGATAGCAAATATGCGCCGGAAGCGTATAATCGTATTGCTGAATTCTATTTCCTCAGAGGCGGCGACGCCGATCTTGAGAGAGCGATCAAGAATTACAGTAAAGTTATGGACTATCCGACGGCAGAACGATTTCCGGAAGCGGTATATAAATTGGCATGGACGCACTATCGCCTGGGAAACTATCCTCAGGCCATCAGCTATTTTACCTATTTGATAGACGATGTTGATTCGGCCAAGTATTATAATAATGAGACACAAGAATTGGATGTCGAAGCTTTGGTATATATCGGGATTAGTTTTAACCGTTGGGCGGAACAAATCGATTTGGCGCAAGGAACCAATGAAGGCGGCTACAGGTTGATCAAGTCGTACATCGACGAAGCTAAATTAAATGAAAAACGGTATGCGCCTGAAATTATGTGGCAATTAGGCGAGTCTTATAATCTGGAACAGAAGGATACTTTGGCTTTATATGCCTATAAGAGCCTGGTCCAGAATTACCCGCAGTTTTGGAGAGCGCCGGATGCCCAATACAAAATTGTTTCCACGTATGACCGGTTGTCCCGCGCGGTTACCGACAAGGCCATCGCTAAAACACTGTTAGACAGCGTATTGGAGAATCGATACAAATTATATAACGCGTATAAGCCCAATTCCGATTGGTCGAAAGCTCAAGAGGACAAAGAGATTGTCGCAAAAGGTAATCGAATGGCGCGCGACGTCTTGGTCGAAAATATCTACTATTTTTATGGCGAGGCTCAAGCGTCGAATGATCTCGGTGACTGGAAAATTGCGATGGATTTCAGCCGCGAATTCATCAAATATTTTCCTGTGGATACCAATGCATATTTTTTCCATTATAATCTTGCCTTCATTCAGTACCGGTTTTTTGGTCTGTTGGATTCCGCTTATGAAGATTACGTCAAAGTTGCCACGCTATATCCGCAGGATTTATATCGGTATAACGCGGCGATGACGGCCTATACTATTGCAGATTCATTGTACCGCAAGGCGCCATACAAAAAGCCGGTGAATGCGCCGGCCGACAGCATCATTCCTCTGTCATCCGGGGAGGAGAATCTGATCGATGCCATCAACAGCTATGCCCGTATTTTTTCCGATACCGTTACTCAATATCCGGTTGACTCACTTCAAAATCTAAAACCCGTTATGGGTGTTCCCGGGAAGAAGACGCCGGATTTTCTGGCCTATGCCGGGCAGATCTATTATAATCACAATAATTTCGGCAGATCAGGACAATATTTTAATACGATTGTTACACGGTATCCGAACAGCGATAAGGCGCAGATCTCGCAGCAGTACCTGATGCAGACGTATTATGACCGTAAGGATTACCGCAGTTCGGAAATTGTTGCAAAGCGGCTGCTGGAAAGCACGGTTTCGAGTAAGGAGCAAAAGGAACAAGCAACAAACGTTATTTTCTATTCGATCTATAAACGCGGCGAAGATTTCCAAACCAACAAAGAGCCCGCCAAAGCTGCGCGGGAATTCCAGCGTGCTTATGAGGAAGGTACTCGCATCGGTTATTCAAAACGAGACGACCGGGCTTTATCCCTTTTTAAATCGGGTATTGAATATAATAATTCAAAGGAACTAAAACGCTCAATTAGCGCCTATGAAATGTATGCCGATTCATTTCCTGACCTGAAGGATGCGCCGAACGCGTTATGGAACGTACAGGCAACCTACGCCGATTTAAAAGAGATGAAGTCTGCTGCAAAGACAGCGGAACGGTTGGCGGACACCTATCCGAATTACTCCGTAAATAAAGGCGCCGTGACGGCTGAGATTGCCTTATATAATGCGGAATATTATGTGGAACAGGCTGCCAAACGTGCGAACGCGCAAGGGGATTCGACAGAAGGAAAAGCCATGAATACCGAGGCAATCCGTATCAGCGAAAAATTTGTCAAACGGTATCCAAAATCAGAATATGCTTCCACCATGGATTTTGGCGTTGCGAACCTATACTTTTTGATTGGCGATGAAGAACGAGCCTACCAAAAATACCGTCAGTTTGCCGCCACTTTTCCCAATGACAAACGAAATGTCCAATCGCTTTACGACGTGGGTATGAACCATCTCCGTAAAAATCGTCGTACGGAAGCCACCTCAGCATTCAGAGACGCCCTAAAGAAAAGTGACGATCTGAAAAAGATCAATCTGGATTTTAATAAATATTTCTCTTCGGAAGCTGCGTATGAATTGGCCCGGATGCGTTATGAGGACTTTGCAAAAATTCACTTGAAGGAACCCGGCGTAGAACACAAAGAAGAAATGAAAATCTCGATTGTCAAAGAACTCATGACGTTATATGAGGCGGTGACGAGTTATGCGCAGATTCGTACTTATGAGGCCACCTACTATCGCGGTTTAGTCCGCGAAGAAGTCGGCGACGCTTTGGCCACCAAACAATTTCAGCAGGAAAAAGATCTGGTCAAGTATATCCAGGCTCAGAAAGATGCGTATTCCGTGGCATCCGGCGCTTATCGCGGCGCGGTTGAAGAATATAAGAACGCGTATGCTTTCTTAGATAAAGCGTATGAAAAATTTGCCGCAGACGAAAAAGAACTTCGTGACTCAATTAACGCATTGTATCCAAACAGCGCCGATTCTGCACAGATGGTTTTCAAATGGACGTGGGAAGGAAAAACGGCTAAAGAAAAGGAATTTTCTCTGTACCGCCAACAGCAGTTAGCTGTGCAATACCGCGATCTGGCGCGATCCAAAATATCAAGAATTCTGTATGCGGTAGCTAACTCGAAGAAATTAATTTTAGATACCTATTTGAGCGCGCCTCTGCCGAAAGAAATTCTGCCCGGCACGCTGGATTACATAAGTTATCAGCAGCAGATTCTGGTTAAAGCGGTTTTCCCGGCGGTCAACGATGCGATCCTTGCATTTGAAACCGCTGTCAGAGAAATGGACTCGCTGGGAATCAGCGACAAGTACACCAGCGAATGCCGTCGAAATATCGTGCGTTTTACCGGCATCGTACCTGGTGAATTGGCTAAACTTTCGTTTATCACCATGCAGCTTTATACGCAGAACTCAGATCATTATCGCGAGGTCGTGGCCGGCGGGGAAAACTACATTGATAAGAAAACTGGAAAAGATTTCTATACGATTTTCTATGAAATTCCATTGGATATGAATACGTTCATTTCCCAGTTTGCGAAACCAATTGCCGAACAAGCCATTAAGACCTACGCTTCAGCTGTCAAACAGGCGAAAGAAAAAAATCTTTTTGACGAGGATGCTCGCCAGATTCAGAGAGAAATGTTCGAATTTGCATATCAGTTCGCCAGACTCAACTATCAGGAAGCGGATACGGCGGATAAATACTATAAAGGGTATGAAGCGGAATATTTCAAAAATCAGTCCGATGAAGCATTCTTGTATTACAGTGAAGCCAGCGCAACGTACAGTCAGGTTCTCAGTTTCGCCAGGGAAAATGCGCGCAGCCTTTTAGAAGAGGCATTCAATTCAGCTACGACACTGGAACTGGTTAAACTGAAACAAGATCCAAACGGCCTTGAAGGCGATAATATTGCGGTCACCAATGATCAGGGCACTAAGAGAATATTATCGTTGTTAGGTAAATACGATCAGTATTATGCGAAATTATTGCAATTGAAATCTTTAACCCGCACTTATGCCTCTAATTATGATGACTGGCTGTCGAATAATAAATTTTTCGAATCCTGGCAGACCCCGGCATACAGCGATCTTGGCTGGTACAATGCCGCACCGCCGCCCAATACAGAAATTGCAGCGCACGCAATTCTAGATACCAATTTTGCTTATCCTCTGTGGATAGGATTGGGCCAGTCGGTAGTAAAGCCTCCATTGCCGAAATACGTACCTCCGAGCATCATAGTACCGGAAGACACTATGATAACCGAAACCTTGGCAGATTCAGCCGGAATAGCGCCTGTTACCACAGACACAGCGGCGGCTGTCGATTCCAATGAAACCCAATCGTACATCCGCGGTACACGCTTAATCGTAGACACATGGGTTCTGCAGGACACGTCTGTCAAGCCGGTATATACACAGGACATGATTAAGCGGCAACTTGATACGGCAAAAATTGTTTATTTCCGTAAGTCATTCAATATAGCAGGCAACCCGCAAGAAGGAAAAATGTACATTGCAGCGGACGGCGAATATGACTTTTATCTCAACGGCGTCTTAATCGGATCGCAACAACAGGAAAACCCGGATGTGAAAGGCGATTCACTTGATCTGCATTATCTCTTGCAGGAAAACTTTGTTCAGGGCACTAATATTCTGGCTATTGTATCAAAAGATTTAGAAACTCCCAAAGAACATTACGGTATACGTTTGTTTTTGGAAGTGAACGAAGTTGAAGATATTACAGCGCAATTTGCCGATCCGCCGCTGCCGCCGAACGACCAACTCAGAGAGTTGTTAATCCGCCGCTCACGCGTGGTTCGAAGCAGATAA